The following DNA comes from Sparus aurata chromosome 3, fSpaAur1.1, whole genome shotgun sequence.
AGCATCAACAACCTCATCCTCAGCCCAGATTTTTCCATGAACGACACCTCCATTACCCAGGCCTTATACCTGATCCGTCTCTCTGGCCTTGGCAGCTGGCTGGAAAAGGCGACGTCAACAGTGCCTTCAAAGTCTTGCCACTCTGTCCAGAATTCTGGAAATTCTTTGACGTTTCCTGGAAAGGCCAATTCTATTTCACAGTCTGCCTAACTTTCGGATGCAGGAGCAGTCCTAAAATATTAGACGCTCTGCTGGATACTGCTCAATAATCACAACCTCCCTTATGTCATCCAGCTCCTGTACGATTTCCTGACAGTCACCTCTGCCATCCAAGTATACCTCAGCACCATCAACTTCTTCGCCAAACTGCTCTCCGGAACTCTGGCCCCCTACGTTTCTCATCCCCATGTCACCATGCTGATCAAAGGCCTTTGCGAAGCACAACCACAGCTCGCACCTGAACACTTACCCTTAACCACAGATCTCCTCTACTGCTGCATCCTTACCCTCCCCTCAGGATATTCGTCTCCATTCACTGACTCAGCCCTGTACCTGATTTTCCTCCTGGCATTCTTTGGCTTTCTATGATGCTAATAATTCACCTCCGCCACATCTACCCAAGACCCCTTACGACACACAACCCTCTTGGACATCTCCTTCCATTCCCACAACACCCTCTGGTTAAACCTCAAATGAAGCAAGACTGACCAGTTTGGCCTCTCTCATCCCATTTTCCTCCTCcgacttaaagcgaaactctcgccaaaaagcaaccaaggctttatttgggattgaacatgagtcaaaccttcgtgtgaaagcataatcaGGACGAAAGcggcacttttaagattcaccgtagtttcggttttgggcacgttaattttgaacaggagtgcatgggcaggacatgctagcatcgctatttttagaacactaagaaggctcgacacaacatgaaactttgctcgtagcatcaccagggtctctactcatgaacaagagcattgagaacattgtttgtgtacacagagtttatgaaaaagaaggtttttgaactactcatgttagctgctgcacacctgcgcgtcgccgtcaagGCAGACAAATAGAggggttcaccattactctcctgcctgtcaggtcgcactcggggatcaacactttttgtctggcataaCAGTGAcgcgcaggagctgcagcagctaacgtgagtagttcaaaaaccttctttttcataaactctgtgtacacaaacaatgttctcaatgctcgtgttcatgtgtagagaccctagtgatgctacgagcaaagtttcatgttgtgtcaagccttcttagtgttctaaaaatagcgattttgatgctagcatgtcttgccccatgcactcctgttcaaaattaacgtgcccaaaaccgaaactacggtaaatcttaaaagtgcctctttcgtcctaattatgctttcacacgaaggtttgactcatattcaatcccaaataaagccttggttgctttctggcgagagtttcactttaactctTACCTAACCAACCAAACCCTAACCAAACCCATTCTTGCATATCTACACTAGAGACAAGCACAAGCAGAGTCGCCACGCGCTTCTGGTTTCACCACCATCTCTACCAGATACAAAATCAGGAATTTCTCCAGAACTTTACTCTGGCCACTCCTTCCGCATAGGAGCTGCCACCACCGCCAGCTCCAAACACACCATCAAACTCCtggccgctggtcctcccagaCCTATAACAATTACATTCACAGCCACCTTTGCGATATCTGTCAAGACCACATTCAAATAACTCAGTAACACCTTTGGGGGAGCACCTGCATCTCATCAACCTAACCACCTGCTTCTCATCAAATGAACCATCTGTGCCTAATCAACTTAACCACCTCCACCGCCCTGATCCCATCACCTGTGAAACCTACACAGGTAAGTCAAACCAGCTCTCTCCTGTTCGTCTCAAGTTCGTATAACCCTCCCCTCAgaccctctctttctccaccaTCCTTTATCACAGGATCACCAGCAATCACCATCCATCATCATCCACGGCAAGAAGACATGACAGAACAGAGACTTGTGCCATCCAGCACAGGAACCCCATCGAGACGTACCCCCACTCGGTTTCTAGATGGCCCGGCAACCCGCAGCCCCTCTAAAAGCCCCTCTTCATCCACCGACCTCGACCCCTTTTCCATATCCAACCACCCCGACCCCTCTTTACTATCCTCTCCAAATTTTCCCAACATTTACATAAACTACATAAACAGTAAAACTTGGCGTGGTCTTGTTAGTGAACTGGCGATTATCTCATTAAGCAAGTAAAACATGTTACAGCTAATAGAGTGCACAGTGCAAATGTGCACTAAGTGGATAGATAGATTTTGAAAATGATataagtgtgtgcgtgtgtaccACTTTCAAAAAGTGGTGTAACGTGTGCGATGCCCATGGTTGGGACAGAATCTAGTTGTGGAGGTGAGTGTAGTTGGGTTGCagctgaaggagagagagaggtggagagggctcAGGAGAGCTACTTGCCGAGGTTACCCACGGTAGCATGGGAAAAGGCTACACTAATCTTACTgctacagaaaacaaacagacaaaacaatgtaatgtcAGACTGATAAGGTTcataacacaatgacagttcAATCTGAGCAGACTGAATGAAGACTGTTGGTTCAATAAACTACAACAATTCATGTGAttctacctgttctcagcagaaagcTCCTCCCAAACTCCACATACTTCTTCAGCCAGTGTGGACAAATCTGAGTAAAAGAAATCTTTAAGCCTCTTGCGTTCTCTTCGTCAGCGTTCCAACTCATTTTGAAGGGGACAGCCTCAGGCCTTAGAGCGAtccatgtaaatgtatttggaTCCAATGCCATGAAGccttctccatcataaccaaactgatcgaaacctttgacctcttcagtctcatcatcccactcacagctCTCCACCTCttgtaaaacatggacacctgagacagagacagagactgtaattaacactgattcacagatgaaacatttaatctgatttaaatcagattagtatcattagtttgtgtttaacagcttcagcaacaagtctaactatcagctgattaatgttgacatgatgaatagagtttgaactgattggtatcttgaggccctgggtcactttacaactaagatgcagaacagtaaaaagttaaacaggctataacatgttacatactgtacctccactttgGTTGTAGAGACGCATCAACCTGTTAGTGAAGGATTTGAAGAAGTCTGGCAAACTGTGGAAACACTGTTGTTTGTAATGCTCCAACCGCTCAGGATgctcttttaacattttattcgCCCAGTCATATTTCACATCCAGCCTTTGGTTGCTGTCACAGGACCCCAGCAGAAGTTCATCAACTTCTGCTGTTGCCAGAAATTCTGGAAGGTTTTGGATTCCAGTTGATACAGTTTTCAAATACTTCAGGGagtgtagcactgcaggacaaacaaaggaGCTTATAAATAACACTAATCACATTATTATCAATATAATTCAGTTAAAACAGGCTAAACATCAGccagtaaaagtaaaactaagtgtgtgtgtgtttactatGCAGGAGCAATGcaaaggttttaaatgtgcaggacaaacagactccattcAGTATGAATACACACATCATTATCAGCACTCTCAATAATATAATGCATTCAGTATGATCAGGGGTGAAAGTAGGCTGGTATCGTCAGGTACCACTCAAATATTCAGGGCCTGCAGCACTGGGACAAGGGGACACAAGCTGCTGGCCAAAACCCAGATACGATCACATTttcaacaagaaaacacatCTGCTAACTTCGTGCCATCTTAAACATGTGGTTTCATTAGACATTGCTTCTAAATTGCCTCTTACCATCTGTACTTTTATCATGCAGTCAGCTGCGACACACAAACAATTTTACTGTTAGATCTGaacttcttgttgttgttgtgttttctgttttattttgatatcatACCCTGTCACTtcttgcttttcagttcctcctctgtgtttttccctctcagtgtttttctgttcattacctcacctgtccttttccctcctcactccACTTGTTCCTCATCCCATcgttagtgtgtctgtgtatatagtctttgttctACCTCAAATCCTTGTCAGTTCCTTCTGTCAGCCTccgtctgtgttttgtgttgttccTTCTTCCTTTGTTCCTGCCCATTCCTGCCTGAATCCCGGCCTGTTTTCCCAGTGTTTCTTTGGATTGTACTTTATTCAGTTGTTGCTTTTTTgtacttctttattttttgtatttgctCCTGTCTGCTCCTCTTGTATCACCCTGGTATGTTTCTGGTTTATTTGGTGCTCTTGTTCGGTcattgatttgtactttacttttgtTGCACTTTAAgctttttgttgctactttgttttttgtccttgTGACTTGCTTTTGGTTTATCTGGattcctttgttttttgtatacTCAGCTTTGTTTAATTAAAGCTCACCCTTTGTTTACCTgatcctgcctcctgtgtgtatgtctgcatttgggtcctaatCTAGTTCTCCCCGTTATTGTGACACATGAAATactataaaaaatgttaaatgccTTAACAActtgaccttaaaggaaaacacaattgaTACGGTTTTGCTTtgcttgaagctagaaaggtggcagggtccgccacataaacagtgttctggagaacttattttcctctgagaacagcttgctCATTTACTTATGAGAAAAATTAGTTTGTATAATCCCCTCactaatattgtaaatattaaaattctgagttctactttcttctctaaaactactcAATGCCCCTTTTGATGGAGAGGGTCACTACTGCTGGAGGAATGCTGCAGGTAATGTCACTGAAATGCTCCTCATCCCTGATCAATGTACTTTATGTTAGacccaaaacacacccatgactTATTAGTAGTCTAAAAAGAAAATCTCTGTGCCCTGTGAAACTGGCCAAAGCGAGTTGGACCAGTCTGAACGCACCACAGACTGTAGAGCACGCGCTACAGATCGTTCAGATAAGACTCAGAGACTTAAACTGTTCAGCTGTTACAGATGAGGTGTGTTGTATTAATTCAAAACAAGTTGTTGGAATTTTGAAATTTTTTGTCAATATTCaataatctgtaaatatatacaaatatacaaatattttaattgttGCCAAGTGTGATGCCAGGGGCCGAGGGGAAGTGATGAAAGCTGGAGTAGAACCatgaagaattaaaaaaactacTTTCACCCCTGATGATGATTCAGTTAAACCAGTCTGATCGAGTTGAGATGAAAGTGAAACCAAACTTGGAGCAAAAGAGTCGTGTGACCATGAAGTTTAAAGGTTTCaaatgtgatcttacctggtgatgaaacgtgacagaaaagaagcaacaacaataaggttctcatcttgatttgatgaagacgagtgagtgaaggaccgaGCTGGATCAGATGTTCACTGTTGTTTGTCCTTGCAGAGTCCTGACTGGAGATAGGCGGGTCATTTAGTTCATGTCAAATGAATAGGTCTAATACCATGTGACTTAAAAAAGGAACCACAGAGCAGATCAGCTTACTTTGCCAGCTCACGCCCTCACTTCCTTATTGACATAACCTTGTTTTCAAAACAGCAAAACTGTTGAACTGAAGGTTTGAAGGGTTCACTGACAAAAAAGCCAGGTAAGAGTGCAGGTGAGTGGCTGGCATGAACTGAGGCTTCATGAGTTACTTGAGGTAGAACTCGGTTTATAAGGTCAAAATAGAAAATTTgaccaaaacaaatgtaaagttgcaatatAAAGAAACATCCCCCTTTAGATTTTtgaggttttgcagaaacatacttaCCTAACACTGATTCTTTAATTATGTTTAAATTAATGAGCTCATGCAGGCCCCGTCGTCTCACAACATAAACTGTACAGTGATATCAGTGTTCTGGCAGTCAGATAAACTGGCTTTAGGACATCAGTGCGGAAGAACAGACTGTAAAGTGTGCGTGCTCACATCAATCCTGGActgaagaaaacatattttactatttacaatattaatgagaaactcaggagtatttatttttttcccaaaactgaataaacaagctgttctaagAGGGAAACAAGgttccagaacactgtttgaagttagaaaagtggcagggtccgccacatgtaaacacagtaagacagtataaactgtgtcgtcctttaaggtcagcttgtttatttagttcatCATGAAGActttgttcatttagtttgtttaggcataaaaaagtcacattttttaaaattgttttgcttgtttatttctGAAATCTGTGATAACTTTTTTGAAATCACAAGTATGTCAAACctgctttataataaaaaaatattcttctATATTTGGCCACAGAAATATATAATTAGAATATAATAtttgataatataatataatataatttagatttttgatTAACTACAAAAAGGTGAGAGcaatgttactgttttttttctgttgaattTATGTAAATACTGAATGCATGTAAATCAGAAAATCTACTTCCTTGTTACGACTGAACTAGGACTTTAACTCAAATGCACAACTCAGGAGACAaagtgaacaaataaaaaaatctttatttagaaaagtacaacagaaaatcacttacaaggaggggaaaaacactgcaacagctaatagacaaaaaaacacataaatatcagtggtaagaaaaaaatacattcatgacAATTTAGTCTTTAAATAGTATTTAAAcctaaaatgtacaaacaaacGATAACAAGTGATGTCATATATGTTAagaagcaacattttaaaaacagacagcaggtgAACAATGTCTCCACACAGCAGATGTTACTGTTAAGTACTGAACTTTCCTTTCAGCTTGACAGTTTCAGGGATTACATTCACCCTCATGTACCAGCAACATGTCATCAGTGATTGTGTCCCTTCTTCTTTATAGCTCCACAGTTTGGAGCACACTGATTTAATCTCACTGATATAAGAGAAAACTCTTTTCTCACTTCATCTTCATCTGACATTCAATCTTTTCAGTGTTTACAAAAAATCAGCAGAGAGGTAAAAATATATTCTGTAAATTCCTGAAGTTATTCTGGAAATGTAAATTGTAAacgtatttatttttaaacatgttgtgaAGTAAACATGGTGCTGGTAGGTGTGGCTTGtctacacagacatacacaaaaATAGCTCCACAACTATCAGGTGAATTTACATGATCTTGGTCTCAGTGGATAGTTAAGATCTCAGAGAATGTGTCCCCATGTACATTTGTATCACCACCTATAACTTATTCTACATCAGACAGTAGATAACaccatatttattttatcaggctccacaatacaagtgtcacagccctgtttgtaatactgtatataataccactaaacagccgttagatggcagcaaagacatgtatgaaatagaggctgagagtttcacagctgcccgacccaaagctctggtatttgatgacctgggaatgagactcaacaatcaactatgtttctccagaatcacgtgctgcatgtttgaagtggGAAGAGCTCTAATGGGGGAAAAACATGTGAttatatgtattttctttttactctttggTTGATTTCATCGTTGTtgaatgtacatgttttttttttttttttgctcccaaCTCACTACAGTGAATAAACACGTTTCATCATGTATTTCACTTTGAGTCTCTCAGTTTTCTACGTCatcatttgtttcactttctttctaaACAGATCCTCTGACCACCTCTCAGGCAAAGAATAACAGAACTGTTCTGACGTGCTGAAgcttctgagtgcaacaccactatTATAAACACAGAtctcaggtctgtaacagtctgtcagatgtaatgtggatgctaactacaaacaaaagtcATCACACCAGAACtatgttgtgtgttgaaaacttgcatGTTAAAGTAAACGTGTATACAACACTGTGATCTGacactctcactgaagttacatcgTGCAGAAACGAGTGACAGAGACACATTCatctgttacaagacactgtaccatcagaatgattctgaagctgttctTTTAAGGTGAACAACTTCAATTCAACCAACTTCagtgttcatgctaagctaagctaactttgtctgggagctaactctgctcagaATTAACATTGATATCAGTCTTCTCATGTAAATCCTCTGtgagaatactgaatgttcaAATAATATGATTAATGCAACTACAGTCACAAAGGAGCATGtggatgaagaaaaagagacaaactttttaactttgaggattttattgaataaacaaacatcagcacagaaagaaagaacaatacatttgactttgacattcattcatgttcatccCTGTAAAGGATTTCAGTATATTTAGATAAACATCCTCCACTCTGCTCACCCAGGAGGTACAGTCACCCTGAGGTCATGCTCGGGGTCAAAGGCTTCTATGTGTGCAGagcttccttttcctcttcctacACCAGATCTTGTTGGTAGTGGAACAAACGGTTGTATTAAGCAGCTGGTCAGATAAAGTGCTGCCTCCCAAACAGGCCACATTCTGTTCCTCCAACATCCAACATTCACTATATCTCAGAAGAGAGACGCACTGGCTCAAACTCCATATTCTCccaacaataacaacatgaCTCAGGTAAGCACATTTCCACAGAGTATTCTGTGGCAGGTTAAGTAATCACAAGAAACAGgcatgtttgtttctgcagaacTGGCACAGAACAACGTTGTTACCACATGTACTGTTGAACCTGTTCTCCTCCATCGAGCTTCATTAAATACTTCAGTGTAAGCAATCACGTCTCCTGAATCTCCTTCCTCACCTGGTTAATCAGATGAACGGAAGTTTAGCAACAATcaatacacaataaaatgtgCCAACAGTTGGTTTCACAGTATTCATGTTGAATGATGTTTGGACCATCAGTGAACTGCAGTGGGTATCAGACTGGTCCACTACAAATGTACTGAGCCCTCCGACAGGAAACACTATTCTCTAACCCTGACCTCAACATCTTTAAGCTGCCTTTAAATCCTTCACTcagccaaacaaacaacaaacagcagaaactctGCAGTATGACCTGGCCTGATATCTACACTGGAACTGCTCAGTTGAAACTACTTTGCCGGGCCGAACTGTTTTCATTGGCAACTTCACATTAATGCCCGCTGAGCGGTCCAACCACCatcattcagtgcgtttacatgcacagcttagtcagattacagccatagttcgactatactgctcaaccagacaactgcaattgtccgagtatacatgccagtgagaaaatcagattattgGGCCAAAGCGTGTCATGCCctggtacgctaggtggcgctgtacccatttcaactagtggtaacagggccacctccggctgacctctttacgtcaccagctgcctcagcattcaagaaagatggcgtacgaagagcgagacggagctacatctttgtacacttcgtatatggtgtacatgataattacacaaactaggtgcacaatggcgctcttgcttgcagtgatttcggaggaaagatgccGCCGCCGCTGTCCGTCTGATTTGACATCATGATCTCTTTCTTCAGTTAGCTCGCTAACCAGAAAGCCccagacacacaccaacactcagatagatagatagatagatagatagatagatagatggaccACTGTCAaactagcatgttagcattggtTTATTTGGGCTGCTTCTTTTTTGCCATTCTTGCTCACTTCCTTATAGCTTTAGCAGTGGGTAGACAAACATGTAGTCCAGACCTATTCAACTGGTGGCCCGTTGGCCAGATGAGGCCATTTAACAACCTTTTTCCAGCCATTTAACAACCTTTTTCCAgccatttgatcattttgtttgGAGGCCGattaatcagttttttttcatccGATATTCACAAAAATACTTCATTTCAAAGTGCTTCTAAAAGAGAAGTTGAAGAGGCCCAAAGTAGCTGGTCTGATCATTTAATACCAGTCGAGTGAAACGGTTGGATGGTCATCTCTTTTTAGCTAAAATGATTCAAAAACAACTCCCGAAGAACAAATTATTTGTAACagaaagaacacagaacaggtcAGTACTTCCATTTTCCGTTAAAAGTCCCAAAAGGTGTTGAGGTGTAGCGCTTTGCTAACTCTTTCTTACTTAATGATAATTAGAGATGCATCATCTTGAATCACCTCAGCTGAACATCATTAggggaagaaaacaacaatcagtAAAGCAACCAATCAAGAGATAGAACATAGAACAGTCCCACCTTTACAATCAGTCCGTTTTTTATAATGTCACTTATGATCCAAGAATCAATTTTTTACTCTTCTACTGTCCTTTAGTTCATcaaagctaaataaagtgtcaccaggagagtcactgagtgtgtttgtcattcaggtctctggattcagctgctcagagagctctgtgctgttgtcaggagctgcaggtcagaaacaaacatcctggattgaacttttataaacaataaatacaggaaaccgTGTTGAAAAGGTTCatctgcacaataatgtgaaacatgttttaatctaaaacatgaagtgtgagtcagatcagctgaaatagaaccaaagtaagttttacttacaagatggagggctgatggctgaaatcagaacaagacaaataatttcagtcacaattgtaaatgccagattatctttaCTCACTTTATTATtctcttctactcactcagactgagtatctgtttatactcagtctgtttagtgctgactgtatttactttctctgatgcttgttttcattctgcaacctgaataaaagaaaaacacaaattaaaatagtgaaatctttcctttttctctctcacctttcatCTTTTTGTAAACtatgaatccagcagcaccgatgaaaatgagagcaagaacaaccactgcagcagtgacgaggacggtcatgttactgggcttcactgttgaatacaataaattaagactggtgcagatgaagcaggttagaacaaattaaaacactgaattagattattattactgtttcaAGATGTTCTCACTCTTACCTTcgttggttctgatccgatctttctccagtttggtgatgatgtcctccttcacaccagagagctgaaacacacagttgtacctcgtccagtcttcaggtgtgactgatgaaaggttcaggtcaacactcatctggaaggttccatcgtggttggggaggatctctccgtggtccacctcctcatgaagctcctctccatctttcctccagacgagtgaggctctgtgagggtagaaacctgtagcgaggcagctgactggagaggagggagtcttctggaggagagacactgagggaagctctgGACAGAGATCAACAAAAATATTTCTAGTTTGAAACACTGAGACATTAAACTTACTTAACTCCTGCTGAGTGTACACTGACTATCATAGTCTGAGCATCGATGGAAAGAAATCTCAGAACAGCCAAAATGTCAGTGTCTACTGATTGGTTAGGACAACATCGAATCTTACAGCTACAGAATATAAACAGAGACAACAATGTAATGTCACACTGActggagtgaaaacacaacagcagttcagtctgagcagacTGTATGAACATGATTGTGTCCattaaactacatcaggtcaggtgattctacctgttctcagcagaaagcTCCTCCCATAGTCCAAATACAACTTCAGCCACTCAGGGAAAATCACTGTGAGGTAATTCTGATTATACTTCATTTTAGCTTTGTCAGCATCCCATTTCAGTTTGGTGAGGACAGCCTGTTGTTTTGGAGCGATCCATGTTTCTGTCTTCAGGTCAATTGATATGAAGTCTTCTCCATCGTAACCAAACTGATTAAATCCAAGAATCTCTCcggtctcatcatcccactcacagccaCTTATCCTCTGTAAAATGtgaacacctgagacagagacagaggaagaaacacCTCAGCTCATCACTTTAAGGTTTAACATGCCAACAATAAACAGTTGCAGCATCACTGG
Coding sequences within:
- the LOC115579318 gene encoding major histocompatibility complex class I-related gene protein-like, which produces MNHVSSPVLHSLKYLKTVSTGIQNLPEFLATAEVDELLLGSCDSNQRLDVKYDWANKMLKEHPERLEHYKQQCFHSLPDFFKSFTNRLMRLYNQSGGVHVLQEVESCEWDDETEEVKGFDQFGYDGEGFMALDPNTFTWIALRPEAVPFKMSWNADEENARGLKISFTQICPHWLKKYVEFGRSFLLRTELPSVSLLQKTPSSPVSCLATGFYPHRASLFWRKDGEELHEEVDHGEILPNHDGTFQMSADLNLSSVTPEDWTKYDCVFQLFGVKEDIITKLEKDRIRTNEGKSEIRGLILLYSTVKPSNMTVLVTAAVVVLALILIGAAGFIVYKKKKAISPPSSVPDDGIELPERLNPET